From Desulfuromonas soudanensis, the proteins below share one genomic window:
- a CDS encoding alpha/beta fold hydrolase — protein sequence MTSGYAPVNGLRIYYEIHGPEDSRQVPLLLLHGGGSTIDTSFGEMLPLLAARRQVIAFEQQGHGRTADIPGRPFTFAQSAADAVALLRYLKIATADLFAYSNGGHIALQIALDHPEAVRKLIIESAMSDRQGTDPAFWESFQGAKLEEMPAELRAAYLATAPRPEDLPAFFAKSVQRMVDFRGWTAAEISSIAAPTLVVIGDHDIVRPEHAVALFRLLPDARLAILPGTDHMTVVKRSAWLLPMIDEFLDTPMPQGPGRAPEEPPKLPR from the coding sequence ATGACGAGCGGCTACGCGCCGGTCAACGGCCTGCGCATCTATTACGAAATTCACGGCCCGGAAGACTCCCGCCAGGTGCCGCTGCTCCTGCTGCACGGCGGCGGCTCGACCATCGACACCTCCTTCGGCGAGATGCTGCCGCTTCTGGCGGCGCGAAGGCAGGTGATCGCCTTCGAACAGCAGGGGCACGGCCGCACCGCCGACATCCCCGGCCGTCCCTTCACCTTCGCCCAGTCGGCAGCGGACGCCGTCGCCCTCCTCCGGTACCTCAAAATCGCCACGGCCGACCTCTTCGCCTACAGCAACGGCGGCCACATCGCCCTGCAGATCGCCCTCGACCATCCGGAGGCTGTGCGCAAACTAATCATCGAGTCGGCCATGTCCGACCGGCAGGGGACCGACCCCGCCTTCTGGGAGTCGTTCCAGGGGGCGAAACTCGAGGAGATGCCGGCGGAGTTGCGGGCCGCCTACCTCGCAACGGCCCCCCGCCCGGAGGACCTCCCCGCCTTCTTCGCCAAGAGCGTGCAGAGGATGGTCGATTTCAGGGGCTGGACCGCGGCGGAGATCTCTTCGATCGCCGCGCCGACCCTGGTCGTGATCGGCGACCACGACATCGTCCGCCCCGAGCACGCCGTGGCGCTGTTCCGACTCCTCCCCGACGCCCGCCTCGCCATCCTGCCGGGGACCGATCACATGACGGTCGTCAAACGCTCCGCCTGGCTGCTGCCGATGATCGATGAATTTCTCGACACACCGATGCCCCAGGGTCCGGGCAGGGCTCCGGAGGAACCGCCGAAGCTGCCAAGGTGA
- a CDS encoding DUF1579 domain-containing protein — protein sequence MKRQRDKEGEESPQGPAMPQKEHLWLHKFLGEWTFEGTATMEPDQAPVEFRGSEKVRSLGEIWILAEGEGEMPGCGTATTLMTLGYDPQKNRFLGTWVGSMMTHLWVYDGTLDAGGTVLTLNTLGPDQEGKLIKFKDVIEFKSADHRVLTSHLLGGDGAWFGFMTANYRRRK from the coding sequence ATGAAAAGACAAAGAGACAAGGAAGGCGAGGAATCGCCGCAGGGTCCGGCGATGCCGCAGAAGGAGCACCTGTGGCTGCACAAATTCCTCGGCGAGTGGACCTTTGAAGGGACCGCGACGATGGAACCGGACCAGGCGCCGGTGGAATTCCGGGGGAGCGAAAAGGTGCGTTCGCTGGGTGAGATCTGGATTCTCGCCGAAGGAGAGGGCGAAATGCCCGGGTGCGGGACGGCGACGACGCTGATGACCCTCGGCTACGACCCCCAGAAAAATCGTTTTTTGGGGACCTGGGTCGGTTCGATGATGACCCACCTGTGGGTGTATGACGGCACCCTCGACGCCGGCGGCACGGTCCTGACCCTGAATACCCTGGGCCCCGATCAGGAAGGAAAATTGATCAAGTTCAAGGATGTTATCGAGTTCAAAAGCGCCGACCACCGGGTGCTGACTTCGCACCTGCTCGGCGGCGACGGGGCGTGGTTCGGCTTCATGACAGCGAACTATCGCCGCCGGAAGTAA
- a CDS encoding sensor histidine kinase: MQKTRVIVAAWLLLLIPTLLIGLGSLRLLRHEGERLAGSARAAAEERARGVVESMELSVTEVREGLLDTLRALPAEGLAGRLEAWKDENPLIRNVFVWAPGEGIVFPPPTSPGNAEEASFLRRYDDLFSGGVPWQPPLLEQTAAAQKAAENLYSERRALRDLALLRPAAPASSSSPASLAAPTPKPEKTGGWLPWFSGNRISLLGWIEESPGGRRYGVEVEMMALLSRLVSALPPTPPAGETYALLDDTGGVFQQSGPGIIDGSTQPLAAVAAGSALPHWQLAVYRDGEGGGAGGSFFLLSALLVGAFVAAIIFGGSLLLWQAWRHQRNARMKTSFVANVSHELRTPLTTIRMYAELLGEGTIRSQEKRRHYLQVIIGESARLSRLVANVLEFSRLEQGRKRYLPEDLDLPAHLHGILDTQQMRLAEAGMTLLRHIPPPPLTVKIDRDALEQVLLNLIDNAIKYAADGKVLVVELSAAKDGCRIRIADSGPGIPTAQRKRIFDKFHRVDDSLTARQPGSGLGLSIARQLLLDQGGELMCCAAEIGACFEITLPSPGALV; encoded by the coding sequence ATGCAGAAAACCCGAGTGATCGTCGCCGCCTGGCTCCTCCTCCTCATCCCGACCCTCCTCATCGGCCTCGGCTCGCTGCGCCTCCTCCGCCACGAGGGGGAGCGCCTCGCCGGCAGCGCCCGTGCCGCCGCCGAAGAACGGGCCCGAGGGGTGGTCGAATCGATGGAGCTCTCCGTCACCGAGGTGCGGGAGGGGCTCCTCGACACCCTGCGCGCCCTCCCCGCCGAAGGGCTCGCCGGGCGGCTCGAAGCCTGGAAGGACGAGAATCCCCTCATCCGCAACGTCTTCGTCTGGGCTCCCGGGGAGGGGATCGTCTTCCCGCCGCCGACGAGCCCCGGCAACGCCGAGGAAGCCTCTTTTCTGCGCCGCTACGACGACCTCTTCTCCGGCGGCGTTCCCTGGCAGCCCCCCCTCCTCGAGCAGACGGCGGCGGCCCAGAAGGCTGCGGAAAATCTCTACAGCGAGCGCCGGGCGCTCCGCGACCTCGCCCTGCTGCGCCCCGCCGCCCCCGCCTCGTCCTCCTCCCCGGCGTCCCTGGCCGCACCGACGCCGAAACCGGAAAAAACAGGGGGCTGGCTCCCCTGGTTTTCCGGCAACCGCATCTCCCTCCTCGGCTGGATCGAGGAGAGCCCGGGGGGGAGGCGCTATGGCGTCGAGGTGGAGATGATGGCCCTCCTCTCCCGCCTCGTTTCCGCCCTCCCCCCGACGCCGCCGGCCGGGGAGACCTACGCTCTTCTCGACGACACCGGGGGGGTCTTCCAGCAGAGCGGCCCGGGGATCATCGACGGCAGCACGCAGCCCCTGGCCGCCGTCGCCGCCGGGAGCGCCCTCCCCCACTGGCAGCTGGCCGTCTACCGCGACGGGGAGGGAGGGGGCGCAGGAGGGAGCTTCTTCCTCCTCTCCGCCCTCCTCGTCGGCGCCTTCGTCGCCGCCATCATCTTCGGCGGCTCCCTCCTCCTCTGGCAGGCCTGGCGGCACCAGCGCAACGCCCGGATGAAGACCTCCTTCGTCGCCAACGTCTCCCACGAGCTCAGGACCCCCCTGACGACCATCCGCATGTACGCCGAGCTCCTCGGCGAAGGGACCATCCGCAGCCAGGAGAAGCGCCGCCACTATCTGCAGGTGATCATCGGCGAAAGCGCCCGCCTCTCCCGGCTGGTCGCCAACGTCCTCGAATTCAGCCGCCTCGAACAGGGCCGCAAGCGCTACCTCCCCGAGGATCTCGACCTTCCCGCCCATCTCCACGGCATTCTCGACACCCAGCAGATGCGCCTCGCCGAAGCCGGGATGACCCTTCTCCGGCACATCCCGCCACCGCCGCTGACCGTAAAGATCGACCGCGACGCTCTCGAGCAGGTCCTTCTCAACCTCATCGACAATGCCATCAAATACGCCGCCGACGGCAAGGTCCTCGTGGTCGAACTCTCCGCCGCAAAGGACGGCTGCCGCATCCGCATCGCCGACTCCGGCCCCGGCATCCCCACGGCGCAGCGAAAGCGGATCTTCGACAAGTTCCACCGCGTCGATGACTCCCTCACCGCCCGCCAGCCCGGCAGCGGTCTGGGGCTGAGCATCGCCCGGCAGCTTCTCCTCGACCAGGGGGGGGAGCTCATGTGCTGCGCCGCCGAAATCGGCGCCTGCTTCGAAATCACCCTCCCCTCACCCGGAGCACTCGTATGA
- a CDS encoding IS3 family transposase (programmed frameshift): MTRGSNGRYSKEFRIEAVKMVVEGGVAVYEASRQLSLPKSTLENWVRAFKAGKLSNIGGKGQQRPLTEVELELDRVKRELAQVKQERDILKKGRRVLCQGVAARYAVINQLRPEFSVPLLCQSLEVSPSGYYTWLKRPDSPRQKEEARLAIEIKAAHKRNRETYGPERLQTDLAEHGVQVGVHRIKRIRKKQGIRCKQVKKFKATTNSNHSLPVAENLLDQNFAVEAPNQVWVTDITYIPTAEGWLYLAGHKDLFTGEVVGYAMGERMTKNLVSQSLFRAVSVKRPATGLIHHSDRGSQYCALEFQQLLKQFKMRTSMSRRGNCYDNAPIESFWGTLKNELVHHRRYATRWEAMREITEYIEIFYNRQRRQKRLGYLSPAAYEQEYYRELRVA; the protein is encoded by the exons ATGACAAGAGGTTCTAATGGCCGCTACTCGAAGGAATTTCGCATTGAGGCCGTAAAAATGGTGGTTGAAGGAGGTGTCGCTGTCTATGAGGCATCGCGCCAGTTATCCCTGCCGAAATCCACCCTTGAGAATTGGGTAAGGGCGTTCAAGGCCGGAAAGCTCAGCAATATCGGTGGCAAAGGCCAACAGCGCCCGCTGACCGAAGTCGAGCTGGAACTTGACAGGGTTAAACGAGAACTGGCCCAGGTCAAGCAGGAGCGCGACATCCTAAAAAAAG GCCGCCGCGTACTTTGCCAAGGAGTCGCTGCCCGGTACGCGGTAATAAATCAACTTCGACCTGAGTTCTCTGTCCCTCTGCTCTGCCAGAGCCTGGAGGTTTCACCCAGTGGTTATTACACCTGGCTGAAGCGCCCGGACTCACCCCGGCAGAAGGAGGAGGCACGGCTCGCAATCGAAATCAAGGCGGCTCACAAAAGAAACCGGGAAACCTACGGTCCCGAACGATTACAAACCGATCTCGCCGAGCATGGCGTTCAGGTCGGGGTCCATCGGATCAAGCGAATCCGCAAGAAACAGGGGATTCGCTGCAAGCAGGTGAAGAAGTTCAAGGCGACAACAAACTCCAACCATTCACTGCCTGTCGCCGAGAACCTTCTGGACCAAAACTTTGCAGTCGAAGCCCCCAACCAGGTCTGGGTAACTGACATTACTTACATCCCCACCGCCGAAGGCTGGCTGTATCTCGCAGGGCATAAAGACCTCTTCACCGGAGAGGTCGTGGGATATGCGATGGGCGAAAGAATGACGAAGAATCTGGTGAGTCAATCCCTTTTCCGTGCCGTGTCAGTCAAGCGCCCGGCCACCGGGTTAATCCATCATTCGGACCGGGGCAGCCAGTATTGCGCCTTGGAGTTCCAGCAACTACTGAAGCAGTTCAAGATGCGGACTTCGATGAGCCGCAGAGGCAACTGCTACGACAACGCCCCCATCGAGAGCTTTTGGGGGACACTGAAAAACGAATTGGTCCACCATCGTCGTTACGCCACCCGGTGGGAAGCGATGCGAGAAATCACGGAGTACATCGAAATTTTCTACAATCGCCAAAGGCGCCAGAAACGGCTGGGTTACCTGTCGCCTGCTGCCTACGAACAGGAATATTATAGAGAGCTAAGAGTAGCATAG
- a CDS encoding response regulator transcription factor, with the protein MKSITILIAEDDAHLRLGLIDTLEAEGYRVLTAVDGAEAIEVYFAERPDLLLLDVMMPQKNGFEVCRAIRKAEGRVPIIMLTAKGEEIDKVLGLELGADDYVTKPFGLHELRARISAVLRRAAPVDADSVPQLPEILHVGAAEIDRKGYQGRRGDFRFSLTAREMQLLETFFARPGEVLSRNRLLNLVWGIDYFGTTRTLDQHVAQLRKKIECDPQAPTVIVTVHGVGYRFEG; encoded by the coding sequence ATGAAGTCGATCACCATCCTCATCGCCGAAGACGATGCCCACCTGCGCCTGGGACTGATCGACACCCTCGAGGCCGAAGGGTACCGCGTTCTCACCGCCGTCGACGGTGCCGAAGCCATCGAGGTCTACTTCGCCGAGCGCCCCGACCTCCTCCTTCTCGACGTTATGATGCCACAGAAAAACGGCTTCGAGGTCTGCCGCGCCATCCGCAAGGCCGAAGGCCGCGTGCCGATCATCATGCTCACCGCCAAGGGAGAGGAAATCGACAAGGTCCTCGGCCTTGAACTCGGCGCCGACGACTACGTCACCAAACCCTTCGGCCTCCACGAGTTGCGGGCCCGGATCTCTGCCGTCCTGCGCCGCGCCGCGCCGGTCGACGCCGATTCCGTCCCGCAGCTCCCGGAAATTCTCCATGTCGGCGCCGCCGAAATCGACCGCAAGGGCTATCAGGGGCGACGGGGGGACTTCCGCTTCAGCCTTACCGCCCGGGAGATGCAGCTCCTCGAAACCTTCTTCGCCCGCCCCGGCGAAGTCCTCAGCCGCAACCGGCTGCTCAACCTGGTCTGGGGGATCGACTACTTCGGCACCACCCGCACCCTCGATCAGCACGTCGCCCAGCTGCGCAAGAAGATCGAGTGCGACCCGCAGGCGCCGACGGTGATCGTCACCGTCCACGGGGTCGGCTATCGTTTCGAAGGATGA